The region gtgtgtagggctacgagggagagggtcgtgtctttttgggtctagctggtgtttgtgtatcctggtggctaactttcttcatcatccatgtgtttaaccaaggattatttaaatctccctaatgtggctgagttaactacattggcaggcagagtattccacgcccttaccactctttgAGTAAATCAAGTGTTGTTGATAAAGACCACAAAGAGAAACTTTATGTATTGCAGAAGCTAAAATATATCATCCTATCCCTGTGCCCCaaactcaaaaacaaaaatttaatTTACATTTACAAGATTCTTTCATGATTTGATTTTTGTTCCAGTATTGCTTTAAGGGCTAGTTCTTTACTTAATTTCAGTGTTTCAAAAGAGAGATATCTGGAACACTGGGTTAGATATTAGTAATGATGCATTCTATAAATAAATCTAACATTAGGCAAATGTTTGGATTCTTGTTTCCTACATCAGCAACTTTCTTCAGAATGAATTAATTACAACACACTAGGGAGAGCATCCTGTTCAGCTTCAAAATATATTTCAGGTATTTTATGTTCATCTGAAGAAAGATGGGACCTCTTGCATTCTAGTGCTTCCTTATAAGAATGTACAACTTAgtgaaggccattcagcacttttGACCCTATCTCAGCATTAAATGAGATCAAGGTTATCATGCAACCTAACTCCATATTCCTGACACTGTCCCTTAATAACTTTGGGTAACAGAAGTTTATTGATCTTATATTGAAAATTAACAAAAGTCAGCTTCTAACTCGTCAGCTAAATATAACGAGCTTGTATCTCTGGAGGAGTTGAACTTATGAATCAGAAATGAGAGTAATTCCCACTGAGCCATTGCTGACACTCTATCAGGAGAGAATTGGGGCACAGCTGCAGCCCAAGCACAGATCTTGAACAGACAGAGCGTGTCTGGGAGAAGTCTAGTGTCTAACTTTGAATTCTTGGTGCCCCTCTGTAGATGAAAATGCACAAATCGCAAGGACTGAAAATATGCTGCAGACTATTCTGCAGGTCCTGGAGAAACACATCCAGAATGGTGACGTGGTGGAGTCAGCCAGTGCAGCACTGTGGGTCCTGTCCTTACAGGGTGAGTCTGGGGAACTAGTCACAATGAGGCATGTACATATACATAACAAACATAAACTAGCACATACTACAGAATAGAAAGCCATATTGACATCCACAACACATGACACGCCTTTGCACAGCATGTAGCCAAACTCTGTCTCAATCCATGTGTGCAGAGTTTCTGCATGTCTTAGTCCACGTATGCGCAAAACTTTGTCTGGGTGCTCATATGCATTGTGTGTTTCAGTAGATGAATGCAGATACCCCTTGCATATTCCAGTCATGTTCATGTCTCCACTGTGTCCCAGTCCACATGTGAATGTACCCCGTTTATGTGTGCATATACCCAGTCCACATGCACATacgagctgcaagaggaagtgataAGTACGGGTCCAGTTAcatcatttggacaggtatataaataagaaagtTTAGAGTGATACAAGCCAAACACAGgtaagtttagtttgggaaaactgGTTGGTATAGACAGgttggtctgtttcagtgctacaTGATTCTATGACATATCCACTGCGTGTCCCATTCTGCTTGCACATAGTCACCACAAGTCACATACCATGTGCACATATATGCCAAGTGTCAAATCTACACATTCCATCTTCACTTCTAACCAGTCTGCATAACTTGATAGTTAATTATTTGAACACTTATATGCTCATGTTCTCTTCTTAGAGCCCTTAAATGATGAGCAATTGGAGGATATCACCCTGCTGTTAATTGAAGCTCTTGACCTCCACCTGCGAAAAGAAATCATTGTGAAAAATATCTGCTTCGCTCTGTCTAGCTTAATTCGATTGTCAGGTAAGTGTTAAAGAGCAGCTCTTAATTGTGACCaatagtgggtgattcagtggtggtaatattattgaaaatcaaagagaaattattagattttctcttgttggaggtgatcATCCCCTGCCACATCTTTGTGCAAATGTTACTCATTACTTATCAAGCTACACTGACCGTTATCCAGGTCATGGGcaaggactgcttcagcatctgaaaaATAGAACTGAACACTGTCGTCATCaagaacattcccacttctgacaaaCAAAGGAGATAAAGGACAGCTCTTCAACCAAACAGTTACATTGTAGTTAATCTGTTGAAAACACCAATAAAATGTCAAGGCCCTCACTCCAGGAATCACAAGTTTGGAAAGTGTAGGAGAGAAAACAATCATAAATCAGAACACAACAAAAGAGTTTTGACATCCTGAagatcaagaggaagaaaaagtgAGGGCACAATGAGGGCAGAGTGAGAGAAGGAACAAGACATTGTGCTGAGCCTTGATTTACAATGGGAGGTTTGGGTAAAGAATCAGACTGTTCCTGTCTCCTCTAAACTAACCAGCCGATATCCTCTCCCTCTCAGAGCTCGTGGCATTCCGGATCCTGGTGCCAGAAGACCATCTGGATGGATTGGCTCTGATCGTTCAGAGTTACCACATCCATTTCACTGACCCAGAGGTGGTGCATGATATATGCATGGTGTTTCAGGAAATGGTGCAGTACAGTAAGTTCACATTTGCTGGTTGTGGAGGGCAATGTGGTGAAAGGGGAAAATTAGGTAGggaagggagggggagatggGTTTAGGAGGTGTGTGGCATGGAAGCTACAGAAGCAGGTTTTTTAATCAATAAAGCTAATCCCTGTTGGTGTTGTTTCAGAGGACGTGGTGCCTGAACTGATCTCTCAGAAACTAGATGTAACACTGAATGCGATCAAAGTCAAATTCGCTTCAAACGAGGTGAGTGTAAAATCTCGCGCAGCTCCTTGAATTGCATAGTCCAGACcagacacagaaacagaactaAAGCTCAAGGTTAAACTGGAACATGCTGCCTAAAAGGGGAGTAGAAGCAGATTTAATGGAAAATTTCAAAAGGAACTTGGGAGTAATACTCGAAAAGGAGAAATTGCCAGACTTTGGGTAAGAGGATGGCTGAGGCAAATCGAATAATTGAATAGATCTTTTCATGAGCTGGTGCGCAGGGTGATAGTAAAGTGAAAAGTGTTAAATTCAGGGCAAAGTAAAAACTTTaaaaaactgtgaatgctgtaaatcagaaataaaaacaaattgctggaaaagctcagcaggtctagcataatctgtgaagagaaatcagagctaatgttttgggttcagtgacctgAAACCTtatgagggtcaccagacctgaaacgttaactctgatttctctccacagatcctgctagacctgctgagcttttctagcaatttgctTACATTCAGGACACTCGCACACACTGGCATACCTTCAAGTAAGAAATTTAAGGGGTGATTCTAATGGAGAAGTTTAAGaaaatgaaaggatttgatagggCGGGTAGGGGGGGTTTATTTCATCTTGTGCAGAATGGGAGAAGGGTAGTGGtgaaaggaataaaaggaaatCTGGAATTTCTTCCAAATCGCTGGAGAATGGGGACTGAGGCGCAACTGAAATATTCAGAACTGTAAATTGTTTACTGAGCAAAGGGATTAAGGATACAGGGCAGAAGCAGATGAATGGATTTAagcacaaagacaaaaaaaaaggggttgctggaaatccgaaataaaaaaacccaaaatatttgaaaatatcaaTAGATCAGGTATAATACATGGAGAGAAAGACATTAAGTAAATATGAGTTATGACAAAAGGTTATTGACCTGAATATTAATTCATTTTCTGTCCAGCAATACTGCCTTTGTGGAGTAATTCTAGTATTACTTATATAATTAAATGAGGTTCATATCAATGATTTACTAGAATGACAGACTTATGGACAGAATGGCTTCCTGTTATCCCTATATTATCCCAGATTAGCCTGAATTGAGAGGGGCAGTTTCCAGGATAGCTAGCACTTACAATAAGAGAACATTTGAGTCGTGAACCCTGCAGGGGAGATAGGGAAATAACAAATTAGTCATTTATGGATATTCTCATTCTCCCTTCAGGATATTGTCACTGTGCTGGATTCTACACTTTCAAAATTGCAGGCAGCAGAGACAGGTGCTCAGAATGAAGACAGCAGGAACACGAAGGACTCCGTTTAATTTAAAATCATGTTTTTAATAAACAGAAGAATGAGTCCTAGCATGGTCAGTGCAGATGACAGTTTTTCTGCTTCATCGCCAATCTTCAGTCACAGACAGCTGTCAAAGTGCTCTCAATCTCAATAACATAAGCAAGCAGCAATTCTACTGCTGCAGGCTCCCGCAACTCAAGCTTCGCGATAATCACACTCCCTCCAAAAGTTCAGAACTCCTGAATCATGTTATTTTTCCCTCAATTCCACATCTTTGTTGTGAATGTGTTTCTTTCAGAGCTTCAAGGAAAACCTCCATTCAGAAAGAACTGGGATCCTATCTCACTGCAGAGAGCTGTGATCCTGCCTGATACTTCCAGTGACAGAACCGACGGAGCTCTGCACCATCTGAGGGTCAGTTCTAAGGGAGTGCCGTATTgtttgagggtcagtactgagggagcactgcactgtctaaGGGACAATACTTAGGAAACGTCACATTGTCAAAGGCTCAGCACTGAGGAAACATCAGACTTTCAGAGAAtcattattgagggagcactgtgccACAGATGGAACATTAGATTTGGGAACTATTTGCTCCCATTGGTGCTAATCAAAGTAGTTCAGGTAATTCTCAGTGTGGTGGGCCATAATTTATTCCTCAAAAGATATGATCAGTAATATAACAACTGAATCAAATTGACTACAATGtttctgcattacaacagtaATTACACTGAAAAAATGCTTGAACAATGATGAAACCTTTTTGGATTTCCCAGGATTGTGAAAGTCACTGGAGAAATACACATTTACTATTTGCATGATCACAACCAACACAAGAGCAGCATTCttcactgcagctgctggaaattgtGAATCAAAACTGCAAATACTCCagaggtcaggtagcatcccagtTAATGGTCTCTTGTCAATGATAGATATAAAATCACAATAATAAACTCAGAGAATATCCCCACTCggtgcttttctcattggagtgaagaagagtgACAGACAacttgttagaggtgtacaagatgataaaaggGAATACtcaagacttttccccagggtggaaatggctatcacgaaggggcataattttaaggtgattggaggaaggtttaggggagatatcagaggtaggttctttacacaaaaagattggtgggggtgtggaatgcactgacagCGACTcctgaataggcacatggataatagtaaaatgaagggtatgtaggttagtttgatcttaaaataggataaaaggtcggcacaacattgagagccAATAGGCCTGTACTGTGTGGTACTGTCCAGCTACAGTCTTAAAAATGGGTGCAGTTGTTAGAGAACTACTCAGAGCATCTCAATACTGTTGGCTCGATACCTGCTTCTCTCTCAGCCACAGGGCCAAGGCTGAAGTACGGCAACCAATGACTATAATTTTCTTACATTTATTGACTGGATTGGGCATCACTAACAAAGCCACTACTTATTGCCTGTAGCAGGGTGGTGGAGGTAATCCCCTAGTTGAAATGGCTGTATCCCGAAAGTGTAGGTAAACCCAGTGTTGTTACAAAAGGAGCTCCAAACCCTccttcagcaacactgaaggaccAGTGATATGTTTCTGAGTCAGAATGGCCAAATCCAGTCATTGTTATGGAGTTATTTTGCACGGAAAGACTCTTTGGTCCgtctggtccatgctgaccagataccagaaactgatctagtcccatttgccagcatttgactcatccctctaaaccctttgcaCACGATAgctaatttaacatggctaatccacctaatttttgcaaggtttgtagctcaggttgaggtttagggtctAGGTtcgctcactgagctgtaggtttgatatccaacctatggatatcaaacctacagctcagcaagcaaacctacaccctaaatccaCCTAATCTATGCGTGTTTGATGAGTGGctggaaacctacacagacacagggacaatgtacaaactccacagtcacccaaagttgcAAGTGAACCTAttataaggcagcaatgc is a window of Chiloscyllium plagiosum isolate BGI_BamShark_2017 chromosome 30, ASM401019v2, whole genome shotgun sequence DNA encoding:
- the LOC122564672 gene encoding serine/threonine kinase-like domain-containing protein STKLD1, with the translated sequence MASRHKCVELQQVLCNFLMLLSGSEAARILIGKAKGIQEIMTVLRIYMDNSHVCIPCCGALWSLVVTNENAQIARTENMLQTILQVLEKHIQNGDVVESASAALWVLSLQEPLNDEQLEDITLLLIEALDLHLRKEIIVKNICFALSSLIRLSELVAFRILVPEDHLDGLALIVQSYHIHFTDPEVVHDICMVFQEMVQYKDVVPELISQKLDVTLNAIKVKFASNEDIVTVLDSTLSKLQAAETGAQNEDSRNTKDSV